The Kitasatospora sp. NBC_00374 genome has a segment encoding these proteins:
- a CDS encoding YhjD/YihY/BrkB family envelope integrity protein — translation MVAHTPTGVPPARPRARLRLRVLLAVVWQSGREVELMRRAMGFAALGFVTLVPLLIVVAAASPVHGTGFADWVVDGLGLSGRSAEAVRQLFSSPRRVLGTATALSLAACAVFGVSFMSCLQTGYERIWGLEAAAWHSVWRQAVGLAGLIGFLLAAAWSAVPLERTGAQPSLRLAVTVGGGVVFFWWIQWLLLGGRVPWRSLLPGALATVCALVGLRVFSRLVFSPLIVSSALSYGAIGTVLVVQSWLIGVGFSVFAGSLAGHALWVARLGRRWRGGRPQ, via the coding sequence ATGGTGGCGCACACGCCCACCGGGGTGCCGCCCGCCCGGCCGCGGGCACGGTTGCGGCTGCGGGTCCTGCTGGCGGTCGTCTGGCAGAGCGGGCGCGAGGTCGAGCTGATGCGGCGGGCGATGGGGTTCGCGGCGCTGGGCTTCGTGACGCTGGTTCCGCTGCTGATCGTGGTGGCGGCGGCCTCTCCGGTGCACGGCACGGGGTTCGCCGACTGGGTGGTCGACGGGCTCGGCCTGTCGGGGCGCTCGGCCGAGGCCGTCCGACAGCTGTTCTCATCGCCGCGCCGGGTGCTGGGCACCGCCACGGCGCTGAGCCTCGCGGCCTGTGCCGTCTTCGGCGTCTCCTTCATGTCCTGTCTGCAGACCGGATACGAGCGGATCTGGGGGCTGGAGGCGGCGGCCTGGCACTCGGTGTGGCGGCAGGCGGTCGGCCTGGCAGGGCTGATCGGCTTCCTGCTGGCCGCCGCCTGGAGCGCGGTGCCGCTGGAGCGCACCGGCGCCCAGCCGTCGCTGCGGCTGGCGGTCACGGTGGGCGGCGGGGTGGTGTTCTTCTGGTGGATCCAGTGGCTGCTGCTGGGCGGCCGGGTGCCCTGGCGCTCCCTCCTCCCGGGGGCGCTGGCGACCGTCTGCGCGCTGGTGGGGCTGAGGGTCTTCTCGCGGCTGGTGTTCTCACCGCTGATCGTCTCCAGCGCGCTGTCGTACGGGGCGATCGGGACGGTGCTGGTGGTGCAGTCCTGGCTGATCGGGGTGGGGTTCTCGGTCTTCGCGGGGTCGCTGGCCGGGCACGCGCTGTGGGTGGCGCGGCTCGGGCGGCGGTGGCGGGGTGGCCGGCCGCAGTGA
- a CDS encoding sigma-70 family RNA polymerase sigma factor, whose product MYVDTEVGTAVVVAAQAGDEDARDRLLAACLPLLYNVVGRAMNGHSEVDDVVQETMVRVVSGLRGLRDPESFRSWMVAVAMNEVRRRWTARQNTVAAPLDTLEGTREVADPGSDFVGLTILRLGLSGQRKEVAEATRWLDDGDRDLLSLWWLETAGELTREELAAALDLSRQHAAVRVQRMKEQLELGRVVVRALSADPRCPELTSLVAPWDGSPGALWRKRIARHTRGCAICSGHQRDLMPAEGLLAGIGLVVPTHDLWPAHLNTAWTVPPGGGPGTGAGGGSGSGAGPGDPGTSGAVPHPRLPRARGPVVMAGALAVTVAILVLPDGKDGKDPRPAEPAPSAPVAVVSAVETPVEPSPSPTPTPTPSPTPTPTPTPSASPSPSPSPTQRSVEQQFIDLVNAKRSQSGCPALRVEPRVHAAAQRHSEDMAARGYFDHTGPDGDQPDDRLSAAGYQWSRWGENLDRGKKSAGDLVNDWMDGAIHQANLLDCRFTAAGLGTASGASGPMWTLDLGTPR is encoded by the coding sequence ATGTACGTGGACACTGAGGTCGGGACGGCGGTGGTCGTTGCCGCGCAGGCCGGTGACGAGGACGCGCGGGACAGGCTGCTCGCGGCCTGCCTGCCTTTGCTCTACAACGTCGTCGGCCGGGCGATGAACGGCCACAGCGAGGTCGACGACGTGGTGCAGGAGACCATGGTCCGGGTCGTCAGCGGGCTCCGCGGGCTCCGCGACCCCGAGTCCTTCCGCTCCTGGATGGTCGCCGTCGCCATGAACGAGGTCCGCCGCCGCTGGACGGCCCGGCAGAACACCGTCGCCGCCCCCCTGGACACCCTGGAGGGGACCCGCGAGGTCGCCGACCCCGGGTCCGACTTCGTCGGGCTCACGATCCTGCGGCTGGGCCTGTCCGGGCAGCGCAAGGAGGTCGCCGAGGCCACCCGCTGGCTGGACGACGGCGACCGCGACCTGCTCTCGCTCTGGTGGCTGGAGACCGCCGGCGAGCTCACCCGGGAGGAACTGGCCGCCGCCCTGGACCTGTCCCGCCAGCACGCTGCGGTCCGGGTGCAGCGGATGAAGGAGCAGCTGGAGCTGGGCCGGGTGGTGGTGCGGGCGCTCTCGGCCGACCCGCGCTGCCCCGAGCTCACCTCGCTCGTAGCCCCCTGGGACGGCAGCCCCGGCGCCCTGTGGCGCAAGCGAATAGCCCGGCACACCCGCGGCTGCGCGATCTGCTCCGGTCACCAGCGGGACCTGATGCCGGCCGAGGGCCTGCTCGCGGGCATCGGCCTGGTGGTGCCGACGCACGACCTGTGGCCGGCGCACCTGAACACCGCGTGGACCGTGCCGCCGGGCGGTGGCCCGGGTACCGGTGCGGGCGGCGGCAGCGGGTCCGGGGCCGGGCCCGGTGATCCGGGGACGTCCGGTGCGGTGCCGCATCCGCGGCTGCCCCGGGCCCGCGGGCCGGTGGTGATGGCGGGCGCGCTCGCCGTCACCGTGGCGATCCTCGTCCTCCCCGACGGCAAGGACGGCAAGGACCCGCGGCCTGCCGAGCCCGCCCCCTCGGCGCCGGTGGCCGTCGTCAGCGCCGTCGAGACACCGGTCGAGCCCTCGCCGTCCCCCACGCCCACCCCGACGCCCAGTCCGACGCCGACGCCCACCCCGACCCCCTCGGCCAGCCCGAGCCCGAGCCCCAGCCCGACCCAGCGCAGTGTCGAGCAGCAGTTCATCGACCTGGTCAACGCCAAGCGGTCGCAGAGCGGCTGCCCCGCGCTGCGGGTCGAACCCCGGGTGCACGCGGCCGCACAGAGGCACTCCGAGGACATGGCGGCCCGCGGCTACTTCGACCACACCGGGCCCGACGGCGACCAGCCGGACGACCGGCTGAGCGCCGCCGGGTACCAGTGGAGCCGCTGGGGCGAGAACCTCGACCGCGGCAAGAAGTCCGCCGGCGACCTGGTGAACGACTGGATGGACGGGGCGATCCACCAGGCCAACCTGCTCGACTGCCGCTTCACCGCCGCCGGGCTCGGCACGGCGTCCGGGGCCTCCGGCCCGATGTGGACCCTCGACCTCGGGACGCCTCGCTGA
- a CDS encoding protein kinase family protein, translated as MPAPADRSTRLSAYATASTGLALLSDHRLSRLLDDSATAGSGLGGTTAVLEVEGVKVFAKKVALTDRERRPEHVMSTANLFGLPGYYQYGVGSAGFGAWRELAVHTMTTGWVLADRYQGFPLLYHWRVLPDSPAAADPYGMFGGLDEAVAYWDGSPAVRDRLEAIRDSTASIVLFLEHLPQTLGTWLAEQEPAAHLRVDRELAAGAAFLRANGLLHFDAHFLNLLTDGHRIYFSDFGLALSSRFELSPAEREFFASHRHYDRAHMATHLLLHHLPLGSGAAPDRHRFLRGWTEGTRPGGVPAPSAKLLGSHAPTAVVLGGFHRSLRDGSKRTPYPAAELARAGLVTREGAAETDARPVRHPYG; from the coding sequence ATGCCCGCACCCGCCGACCGCTCCACCCGCCTGAGCGCCTACGCGACGGCCTCGACCGGGCTCGCCCTGCTGAGCGACCACCGGCTGTCCCGGCTGCTGGACGACTCGGCCACGGCCGGCTCCGGCCTCGGCGGCACCACCGCGGTGCTGGAGGTCGAAGGGGTGAAGGTCTTCGCCAAGAAGGTCGCGCTCACCGACCGGGAGCGGCGGCCGGAGCACGTGATGTCCACCGCCAACCTCTTCGGCCTGCCCGGCTACTACCAGTACGGCGTGGGCTCGGCGGGCTTCGGCGCCTGGCGCGAGCTGGCCGTGCACACCATGACCACCGGCTGGGTGCTCGCCGACCGCTACCAGGGCTTTCCGCTGCTCTACCACTGGCGGGTGCTGCCCGACTCCCCCGCCGCGGCCGACCCGTACGGCATGTTCGGCGGCCTGGACGAGGCGGTGGCGTACTGGGACGGCTCACCGGCGGTGCGCGATCGGCTGGAGGCGATCCGCGACTCCACGGCGAGCATCGTCCTCTTCCTCGAACACCTTCCGCAGACCCTGGGCACCTGGCTGGCGGAGCAGGAGCCGGCCGCCCACCTCCGGGTCGACCGGGAGCTCGCCGCGGGAGCCGCCTTCCTGCGGGCCAACGGACTGCTGCACTTCGACGCGCACTTCCTCAACCTGCTCACCGACGGCCACCGGATCTACTTCTCCGACTTCGGCCTGGCCCTCAGCTCACGCTTCGAACTCTCTCCGGCCGAACGGGAGTTCTTCGCCTCGCACCGGCACTACGACCGCGCCCACATGGCGACCCACCTGCTCCTGCACCACCTGCCGCTCGGCAGCGGCGCCGCCCCGGACCGCCACCGGTTCCTGCGCGGCTGGACCGAGGGCACCCGGCCGGGCGGTGTCCCGGCGCCCTCCGCGAAACTGCTGGGCAGCCACGCCCCGACCGCCGTCGTGCTGGGCGGCTTCCACCGGAGCCTGCGCGACGGGAGCAAGCGGACGCCGTACCCGGCGGCCGAGCTCGCCCGGGCGGGCCTGGTCACCCGGGAAGGGGCGGCCGAGACCGATGCCCGCCCGGTTCGCCACCCGTACGGGTGA
- a CDS encoding protease inhibitor I9 family protein — MRPAARRTSAALLLLATLAAVPATAAARPGPDRKAPLAGAEQPAVGRYLVTLKRGSDVAAVVGELGVTPLCTYESVFPGFAADLDPEQLARVRRHPATEAVEADGSVSAFGG, encoded by the coding sequence ATGCGTCCTGCCGCGCGCCGCACGTCCGCCGCCCTGCTGCTGCTCGCCACGCTGGCGGCCGTCCCCGCGACCGCGGCGGCCCGACCGGGCCCGGACCGGAAGGCCCCCCTCGCCGGGGCGGAGCAGCCGGCCGTGGGCCGCTACCTCGTCACGCTCAAGCGGGGCAGCGACGTGGCCGCGGTGGTCGGGGAACTCGGTGTGACGCCGCTGTGCACGTACGAGAGCGTCTTCCCCGGTTTCGCCGCCGACCTGGACCCGGAACAGCTGGCGCGGGTGCGGCGGCATCCGGCGACGGAGGCCGTCGAGGCGGACGGCTCGGTCTCGGCCTTCGGGGGCTGA